The region GCGAATTCGGGTACGGCTCGCCCGGGGTGGTCACCCTGCCGGAGCTGGAGGAGCGACTGGCCGATCCGACGGCGGAGATAACCGCCGGGGACGTCGTCTTCATCCACTGTGTCGGGAGTCGGCAGAAGGCCTCCGAGGACCTGCCGAACCCCCACACCTATTGCTCGCGTTATTGTTGCACCGCGGCGGTCCACACCTCGTTGAAACTGGCCGAGCGGAAGCCCGGAATCCACCGCTACCACCTCTTCCGCGACATGCGCACCTACGGTTGGTACGAGACCCTGTACGAAGAGGCCCGGCGGCAGGGGGTCGTCTTCCTCCGCTACGACGACGCCGAGCCGCCGATGGTGGAGCCCGCCGGCGACCGGCTGCGGGTGAGGGTCCGGGACCAGCTCACCGGGAACGAGGAGCTCGAGTTGGGCGCCGACCTGGTGGTGCTGGTCACCGGGATGGTACCGCGCGCCAACGACGGGCTGGTCGGTACACTCAAGCTCCCCGTGGGCCGCGAGGGCTTCTTCAACGAGATACACCCCAAACTGCGCCCGGTGGAGACGCTGGTGGACGGCGTCTTCATCGCCGGGACCGCGCAGGGGCCGAAGAATCTGCCGGAGAGCACCGCCTCCTCCCTGGCGGCGGTGTCCAAGGCCGGCGGATTGTTGATGAAGGGCTACGTGGACCTCGAGCCACTGGTGGCGGTGGTGGACGCCGAGAAGTGCACGTGGTGCGGCAAGTGCGCCGAGGTGTGTCCCTACGGGGCCATTGATCGGATAACCTGCGAGGGCCGTGAGGTCGCCCACGTCATCGCGGCGTTGTGCAAGGGCGGCGGTCCCTGCGTGCCCGTCTGCCCCGAGGGCGCCATAGACATCGAGGGCTTCACCGACCGCCAGATTCGGGCGTCCATCGAGGCTCTGGTCCGGGAGGTCGTCGGGTGAGCGACCGTATCACGCGGAATCCAGCCGAGGTCATGCGCGACGAGATGGCCATCAGGGACCGCATCCTCGAGATACTCTCGGCGGAGCCGCTCACCATCCCTGAAATCGCCGGTAAGCTGGGTTACCCAACCCATGAGGTGGTTCGCTGGGTGATGGCGATGTGGAGCTACAAGCTCGTCGAGGAGACCGGAAAGGCGGGCCAGGACGGTTATTACCGGTACCGGGTGAAGGTCAAGCCGGAGAGCGGGGGGTAGCTCTCCACCGTGATTTTAGGGTGGGCGGGCCGCGGGGGCGGTTTACCGAGTTTCTCTGCGGTCGAAAGTGAGAGGGCGGCATGGCAAGAGTCAGCGCGGAGTTCATCGAAGAGGTCCGGGCAGCCGACTTCAACGCCGGGGACTGCATGAACTGCGGGATCTGCACCTCGGTGTGTCCCATCGGCCTGGAGCTTCTCCCCCGTGCGATTTTCCGTTACGTCGTCGTCGGCCTCGAGTCCAAAGTGATCGAGAACGCCGAGACCATCTTTAGCTGCCTTCTGTGCCGGATGTGCGAGGAAAACTGCCCGGCCGAGGTCCACATCACCGAGAACGTCAAGACCCTGCGCGCCTACATCAACCGGAAGGTCTTCAAGCTCACGAGGAACTGACCATGGCGCTGCCCACGGGTGCGATAATCGGTATTTTGGTGGACAACCTCCGCCTGAGGAAGAGCGTCATCCCGCTGTCGAAGCGGAAGATGACCGGTTGGGCGGAGGGTCTGGAGCTTCCCCGGGGCGGCGAGACGGTGCTCTACACCGGCCTGATGTACCAGCTCATGCCGTCCATCGTGGCCATGGCTAACCTGATGGGTCGGTTCGAAAACTCACCGATCCGCCACCTCATGGGCCTCGGTCGGTTGGCCAACAAGGTCGTCAACCTGTCCTTCTTCATGGCCCGCAGCCGACCCGAAATACGCCGGGCCTACGATGTGCGGTTGCGCGCGATTGCGGAGCTCCTGCTGGAATCGGGAGTCGAGTTCGGCTACCTCGCCGACGAGGAGCTCTACTCCGGGGCGCTCGTTTACGACAACGGCATGATGGAGGTCTTCCGGCGCCACGCCAGGCGCGTCCGCGACGCGCTCAAACGCCGCGGCGTCCGTCGGGTCATCACCGTGGACCCGCACACGCTGAACATGTTCCGTGACGTGTACCCGAAGCTCATCGAGGGCTTCGACATCGGGGCCGAGAGCTACCTCGAGGTGCTCGCCCGGCGCGGGATGGAGACGAACGGGGCGACGGGCAAAACGGTCGTCATTCACGACTCGTGCGTTTACGCCCGGTACGAGGACGTGCTCGAGCAGCCCCGGGCGCTGTTGAGGAGCACCGGCGCCGAAGTGCGCGAGCCGGATTATTCCCGCACCATCACCCTCTGCTGCGGCGGGCCCATCGAATCCCTCTTCCCGTCGAGGTCCAAGGAGGTCGCCCGGGAGCGGATCGGTCAGTTGGCGGCGTGCGGGTCGGACGTGGCCGTCATGTGCCCGATCTGCCTCTTCAACCTCACCGAGGCCGCCGAGACCACCGGGGCCGACGTCCGCGTCCGCGACATCTGCGAGTACCTGAGCGAGGCCCGCCCGTCGTAACTGCCGGCGACGTCGGCGCCCGACGGGTGGTGGGTTGCGCGGTGATTGGTGATGTTCGTAGGGCGGGGATTCCAATCCCCGCCGCTTTTTTAATACAGCCCTCGTTCCCGAGCTGCAATGATGTAGGGCGGCCCCGTGGGATGAATCCCCTGCGGGTCGCCGCGTTTTCTGTATTCCCAACCCCGACCCTCACCCTAGCCCTCTCCCTGGGAGGGAGAGGGGATAACTGCACCCCCCTCCCTAACCCGTAGGCGAGCCTCCCCCCAGAGGGGGGAGGGGAAACGCGGGCGACCGTGGAGGACTCGTCCTACCGGTCGCCCCTACGGGTCGGGTTTGCTGAATATTGACGTAGGGGCGGGTGTCCTGACCCGCCCGCGGGCCGACCTGAAAGACGCGCCGTCGGTCGGCCCCTACGTCCGGTGTTCGTTGGGCGTAGGGGTGTATCCACACCCGCACGTTTATTAATATAGCTCTTGCGGATTAAAAACTCCGCAGGCGCTCGACGACCTCCTCGATTATCCAGTCCGGGGTGCTGGCGCCGGCGGTGACCCCGACCCGCTCCATCCCGGCGAACCACTCCGGCTCGAGCTCTTCCGCCGTCTCGATGTGCCACGCCTTGCTTCCCCTCTCGCGGCAGCGCTCGTAGAGGCGGGTGGTGTTGGCCGAGTTGCGTCCGCCGATGACGACCATGCCGTCCACCGTGTCTAAAAGCTCGAGCATGGCGGCCTGGCGCCGGGCGGTGGCGTCGCAGATGGTGTTGTGGGCCTTCAGCTCGTCGGTAATCTTCAACAGCTCGCCCACGAGCCGGACGTAATCCTCCTCGAGTTGCGTGGTCTGGGCCACGACGCCTATTCTCTGCCCGCGCTTCAGCCGGGCCACGTCGGCGGTGGACTGGACCACCACGGCCCCCTCGGCGCCCTCGCGGCGTCCCGAGTCGGCCCAGGCGACGAGAGCGGCGACCTCGGGGTGCTCCGGCTCGCCGATGACGACCACCCGGTATCCCTCGGCGGCGAGGCCCTTCGCCAGTTTCTGCGCCCGCTGGACCAGGGGGCAGGTGGCGTCCACGACCTCGAATCCACGGTCCCGCAGTTTTTTTAAAACTTCGGGCGGGACGCCGTGGCTGCGGATGAGCACCGTCCCGACCCGTGCGGCGTCGAGGTCCTCGATGACCCCGAGTCCCGCTTCGGCCAGCCGGGCCACCATCTGCGGGTTGTGGATTATCGGTCCCAGGCTGGACACGCCTCCGGGGTGGGTCTGGGTGGCCTCGAAGGCCACCTGGCAGGCGCGCTTCACCCCGTAGCAGAATCCGGCGGCCCGGGCGAGGATGACCTCCACGCTAAACGATCCTTCGGAGGGGGTAGGTGTAGCCGTCGCGGAGCTTCTCGCGGGCGTCGAGGTGGCGCCGGAGGAGCTGGCCGCAGTTCGAGCCGATGCGGTCCTCCTCCCGCTCCCCGATGCTCAGAAGCACCCGGTAGCCGGCCTCCTCCAGGCGGTCGAGAATCTCGTACCGCTTCCCCGGCTCGTCCGGCTCGATGTAGGAGGCGAGGCCGTGCCGCCGCGCGCCGTAGGTCGGGTTGAGCGGCGTGAATTTTAAGAGGAAAAGCTCCGGGTCGAAGTGGTCCAGCATCACCGCGGGGTCCACGGGCGCGTCCCGGCCGAGGGCGAAGTTGAGGGTCACGCGGCGGTCGCCCTCCCGATGAAACCTTTCGGCGTACCGGGCGATTTCGGAGAACCCCCACTTTTTCACGGGAATCAGCCGGTCGCGCAACGCGGCGTCGGTGGTGTGGATGGAGAACTGGAGCTGGAAGCGGCCGCCGCCATAGTGCTCGTCCTTGATTTCGGCCAGCCGCTCGAAGAAGTCCCCCGTTCCCCGCGGGGCCACGGTGGAGACCGATGGCAGGAGCCCCGGCGCCTCGTACCTCCCCGGCAGTCCGCGCAGCACGTCTAGCACGGCCGGGTTGAGCGCCGGCTCGCCCACGCGGGCGAACTGGACCTTGAACTTCTCCGCCGGGACCCGCCCGTCGGGAAAACGCCGGAGGACTAGAAAATCAATCTGCGAGAAAATCTCGTCGGCACAGAGCACCCCCCGGTAATCGCCCCCGGCGTCGCACATCGGGCAGCCCACCGGGCAACCCAGGAGGGTCGAGACCAAGAGAACCCACTTCTGTTCGCGGGGCAGCGGCGGCTGGACCGATTCCACGAATTCGACGAGCCTTCCTGAGCCCAGGTCCGCCAGAAAGACCCGGGCCACCTCGTCCGATCCGCTGGTGGCGATTATCCTCATCGCGATTCGTCCAAATCGAAGGCGATCGTCATCGCCGCCCGGACGCCGTCCCCCACGGCGATGGCCGCCTGGCGGCACCTTCCCCCCGCCGCGTCGCCGATAACGTGCAGCCCCGCGACCGGCCGCCCGTTTTCATCGGAAAGGTCCGGGGTCAGGAGGCCCAGGTCCGGCTCCCGACCGACGGCCAGGAGTAGGTGGTCGGCCTCGAGGTCCACCGTCGCGTCCCCCGCGGAGCATTGTACCAGAAGGCGGCCGTCGGCGAAGGCGAGCTTCACCGGGGAGGTTTGGGCGCGGTAGCTGATCCGGGGCTCCCGGGACGCCCGGCGCTCCAGCAGCGGGAGGCAGCGTGTCCGCTGGCCCCGGTTCAGAATCGTCACGTCGTTGGACTGCGCCAGGCCCAGGGCGTAATCGAAGGCGGCGTCGCCCGCGCCGATTATCAGAACCTTCCGCCCGGCGAGGCCGCGGAGGGGATAAACCTCGGTGTGGACCCGGTCGGCGCACTCCGGCGAGACCGGGGGGCCGTCCCAGGGCTTTGGGCGGGTGCCGGTCGCCAGCACCACGTGCGCCGCCTCGTACCCGCCGCCGGTCGTTCGGAGGCGGAAACCGCCGGCGCGCCTCTCCACCCCGGATACCTCCTCGGAAATCGGGACTATCCCGCCCTCCCCGAGCTGACACAGGAATTTTTCGGCGAGGTCCGGGCCGGGGATGCCCCCGGGGAAGCCGGCATAGTTCTCCACCCGGTGGGCGTTCCAGAGCAGGCCGCCCGGGCGCCCCCGTTCGAAGAGGAAAAATTCGACGCCGTGCCGGGCCAGTTGAATCGCGGCGGCGATCCCCGCCGGCCCGCACCCCACGACGGCCGCCCGAGCGGTTCTCACGAATCAACCCCCGGCAGTCGAAGGAGGTCGCACGTCAGCAGCGGAACCGCGAAGCCGTGGGACAGCGTCAGGAGGCTGGCGCGGTGGAGCGCCTCGGTGTAGGTGGCGGTGGCGTCCACGGGGAGGTATACGTCGAAGCCCCTCACGAAGGCCGAGCGGGCGGTGGTCCCGCAACACAGGTGGGTCATCACCCCGGAGACGACGACGTTGCACACGCCCCGCTCCCGGAGAATTTTCTCCAGGTCCGTCCCGTAAAAGGCGTCGTACTGGGTTTTTACGATGACAAGTCCCCGCGCGTCCAGCCGGGGGTCCAGCTCACCCATCGGGTCGCCGTCCTCGATGAGGTCCCGCCACCAGCGGCCCATCGCGCCCGCATTTTCCCGCGTGTTGGTGTGCCGGGTGAGGACGACGTTTTTGAATGCGGCGGCCAGGGCGTTTATTTGCGGAATGATGGCCGGGGCGCCGGGGACGAAGGCGTGGGAGCCCTCCTCCAGGAAACAGCGCTGCATGTCGAGAATCAAAAGGGCGGTCTCGTCGGCCGAAAGTTTTCGGGGGGGCTCCCGCCGGTATCCGTCGGCGGCCCGGAGAAGGGCGGCGGCCCTCTCGGCGATGTTTTTCGGGGTGAAGTACGGTTCCTTCATAGGTTTTTTTAAAAAACAAGGGGAACGGCGGCACCGTCCCCCCTCCCGCCGTCCGGTCGTCCTATCGCATCGTCATCGCCAGCACGGCCTTCTGGGCGTGTAACCGGTTCTCCGCCTGGTCGAAGATGGCCGAGTTGGGCAGGCGGCTCACGTCGTAGGTGAGCTCCTCGTCATAGACGGCCGGCAGGCAGTGCAGGATGACGGCGTCGGGCTTGGCCAGGTGGAAGAGGTCGGCGTTCAACTGGAAGGGGCGGAAGAGGTCCTTCGTCTTCGTGCCCTTCTCGCCCATGGACTCCCAGACGTCGGTGTAGACCACGTCGGCGTCCTGGACGGCGTCCCGGGGCCGGTTGCAGATGGTCAGCACGGCGCCGTGCCTGGGGCCGTTCTCCATCGCCCACTCGATGACCTCGTCGTACTCGTCTGGCGGCTTTTCGTCCAGAATCTCCGAGGGGCAGGCGATTTGGACGTTCACCCCGAGCTGCAGGCCGCCGAAAATCAGGCTGCGGGCCACGTTGTTGAAGTCGCCCAGGAAGACGAACTTCAACCCCGCGAAGCGCCGCTTCTTCTCCCAGACTGTCAGGAAATCTCCCAGCACCTGGCAGGGATGGGCCCACTGCGAGAGGCCGTTGATAACGGGGACCTGGGCGTGCAGGGCCAGGCCGGTCACGATCTCGTGGCCGAAGACGCGGGCCATGATGCCGTCCACATACCGGGAGAGGACCAGGGCAATGTCCTCGGTGGTCTCCCTCTTCCCCAACTGGATGTCGTCGGGACCGAGGTAGATGGCCCGGCCGCCGAGCTGGGCCATGCCGACCTCGAAGCTGACCCGGGTCCGCAGCGACGGCTTCTGGAAAATCATGGCCAGGGTCTTGCCGGCGAGGAGCGGGTGGGGTTGCCCCCGGTGATGCTCCAGCTTGAGCTGGTAGCCGGTCTCCACGAGCTGGAAAATCTCCTCGGGGGTGAGGTCCCTCAGGGAGAGGATGTGTCGCCCGCGCAGGTCTACGGCCAAGATGAACCTCCCGTGACTCTCCGGCGTCGAGGGCA is a window of bacterium DNA encoding:
- a CDS encoding MarR family transcriptional regulator, translated to MSDRITRNPAEVMRDEMAIRDRILEILSAEPLTIPEIAGKLGYPTHEVVRWVMAMWSYKLVEETGKAGQDGYYRYRVKVKPESGG
- a CDS encoding 4Fe-4S dicluster domain-containing protein produces the protein MARVSAEFIEEVRAADFNAGDCMNCGICTSVCPIGLELLPRAIFRYVVVGLESKVIENAETIFSCLLCRMCEENCPAEVHITENVKTLRAYINRKVFKLTRN
- a CDS encoding (Fe-S)-binding protein; the encoded protein is MALPTGAIIGILVDNLRLRKSVIPLSKRKMTGWAEGLELPRGGETVLYTGLMYQLMPSIVAMANLMGRFENSPIRHLMGLGRLANKVVNLSFFMARSRPEIRRAYDVRLRAIAELLLESGVEFGYLADEELYSGALVYDNGMMEVFRRHARRVRDALKRRGVRRVITVDPHTLNMFRDVYPKLIEGFDIGAESYLEVLARRGMETNGATGKTVVIHDSCVYARYEDVLEQPRALLRSTGAEVREPDYSRTITLCCGGPIESLFPSRSKEVARERIGQLAACGSDVAVMCPICLFNLTEAAETTGADVRVRDICEYLSEARPS
- a CDS encoding radical SAM protein, which translates into the protein MRIIATSGSDEVARVFLADLGSGRLVEFVESVQPPLPREQKWVLLVSTLLGCPVGCPMCDAGGDYRGVLCADEIFSQIDFLVLRRFPDGRVPAEKFKVQFARVGEPALNPAVLDVLRGLPGRYEAPGLLPSVSTVAPRGTGDFFERLAEIKDEHYGGGRFQLQFSIHTTDAALRDRLIPVKKWGFSEIARYAERFHREGDRRVTLNFALGRDAPVDPAVMLDHFDPELFLLKFTPLNPTYGARRHGLASYIEPDEPGKRYEILDRLEEAGYRVLLSIGEREEDRIGSNCGQLLRRHLDAREKLRDGYTYPLRRIV
- a CDS encoding NAD(P)/FAD-dependent oxidoreductase → MRTARAAVVGCGPAGIAAAIQLARHGVEFFLFERGRPGGLLWNAHRVENYAGFPGGIPGPDLAEKFLCQLGEGGIVPISEEVSGVERRAGGFRLRTTGGGYEAAHVVLATGTRPKPWDGPPVSPECADRVHTEVYPLRGLAGRKVLIIGAGDAAFDYALGLAQSNDVTILNRGQRTRCLPLLERRASREPRISYRAQTSPVKLAFADGRLLVQCSAGDATVDLEADHLLLAVGREPDLGLLTPDLSDENGRPVAGLHVIGDAAGGRCRQAAIAVGDGVRAAMTIAFDLDESR
- a CDS encoding CoB--CoM heterodisulfide reductase iron-sulfur subunit A family protein, which translates into the protein MSPKERRIGVYVCYCGGNISDYVDVEKVRRAVEGEPGVAVARTHMFTCSDAAQQEIIEDIKNEKLDGLVIASCSPKLHTYTFQGMARRAGLNPYCYTQVNLREQDSWVHRGDREAATEKGIRLVRAGIARTLHSRPLETLRIVTRPRVLVVGAGVAGLRAATLLADLGLEVFLVEREREPGGWTARWGVMSPNDRDGRELIAELVDGVKKRENVTLFTDAELIEKGGTLGDFAVKVRAGGETLSLEVGAIIVTTGFDPYPPRDGEFGYGSPGVVTLPELEERLADPTAEITAGDVVFIHCVGSRQKASEDLPNPHTYCSRYCCTAAVHTSLKLAERKPGIHRYHLFRDMRTYGWYETLYEEARRQGVVFLRYDDAEPPMVEPAGDRLRVRVRDQLTGNEELELGADLVVLVTGMVPRANDGLVGTLKLPVGREGFFNEIHPKLRPVETLVDGVFIAGTAQGPKNLPESTASSLAAVSKAGGLLMKGYVDLEPLVAVVDAEKCTWCGKCAEVCPYGAIDRITCEGREVAHVIAALCKGGGPCVPVCPEGAIDIEGFTDRQIRASIEALVREVVG
- a CDS encoding isochorismatase family protein; translated protein: MKEPYFTPKNIAERAAALLRAADGYRREPPRKLSADETALLILDMQRCFLEEGSHAFVPGAPAIIPQINALAAAFKNVVLTRHTNTRENAGAMGRWWRDLIEDGDPMGELDPRLDARGLVIVKTQYDAFYGTDLEKILRERGVCNVVVSGVMTHLCCGTTARSAFVRGFDVYLPVDATATYTEALHRASLLTLSHGFAVPLLTCDLLRLPGVDS
- the ispH gene encoding 4-hydroxy-3-methylbut-2-enyl diphosphate reductase, with the protein product MEVILARAAGFCYGVKRACQVAFEATQTHPGGVSSLGPIIHNPQMVARLAEAGLGVIEDLDAARVGTVLIRSHGVPPEVLKKLRDRGFEVVDATCPLVQRAQKLAKGLAAEGYRVVVIGEPEHPEVAALVAWADSGRREGAEGAVVVQSTADVARLKRGQRIGVVAQTTQLEEDYVRLVGELLKITDELKAHNTICDATARRQAAMLELLDTVDGMVVIGGRNSANTTRLYERCRERGSKAWHIETAEELEPEWFAGMERVGVTAGASTPDWIIEEVVERLRSF
- the argF gene encoding ornithine carbamoyltransferase, whose protein sequence is MAVDLRGRHILSLRDLTPEEIFQLVETGYQLKLEHHRGQPHPLLAGKTLAMIFQKPSLRTRVSFEVGMAQLGGRAIYLGPDDIQLGKRETTEDIALVLSRYVDGIMARVFGHEIVTGLALHAQVPVINGLSQWAHPCQVLGDFLTVWEKKRRFAGLKFVFLGDFNNVARSLIFGGLQLGVNVQIACPSEILDEKPPDEYDEVIEWAMENGPRHGAVLTICNRPRDAVQDADVVYTDVWESMGEKGTKTKDLFRPFQLNADLFHLAKPDAVILHCLPAVYDEELTYDVSRLPNSAIFDQAENRLHAQKAVLAMTMR